The following coding sequences are from one Carassius auratus strain Wakin chromosome 15, ASM336829v1, whole genome shotgun sequence window:
- the ankrd49 gene encoding ankyrin repeat domain-containing protein 49 has translation MDFPEDFNQLDLLESHGHMIPVGSKSSWVDEEEGDDDESCHTEEWYQQQEFKLQNTPTELILWAAERNRLETVKKALALDPTLVNCHDSDGYTPLHRAAYSGHHAVVSALLSAGANLHARTTDGWMPLHSACRWGHAAVASCLLNWGAEVNALTAGRLTPLQLAAGNTVAGQTIELLLSQRTLQAGLKNSAGETAYDIAHRTSEHHRLFEMAEPCNKIY, from the exons ATGGATTTTCCAGAAGACTTTAACCAGCTTGACTTACTAGAGTCTCATGGTCACATGATCCCAGTAGGGTCAAAGAGCAGCTGGGTGGATGAGGAGGAAGGAGATGATGATGAATCTTGTCACACTGAAGAATGGTATCAACAACAAGAGTTTAAATTACAAAACACTCCAACTGAACTGATATTATGGGCCGCTGAGAGAAACAGA TTAGAAACAGTAAAAAAAGCCCTCGCATTGGACCCAACACTTGTTAATTGTCATGATAGTGATGGGTACACCCCTCTACACCGTGCTGCTTACAGTGGCCATCATGCTGTGGTTTCTGCTCTTTTGAGTGCTGGAGCGAATCTTCATGCAAGAACTACTGATGGTTGGATGCCGCTACATAGTGCCTGTCGTTGGGGCCATGCCGCTGTGGCTTCGTGTCTTTTGAATTGGGGGGCAGAGGTCAATGCCTTGACAGCGGGGCGACTCACACCCCTACAACTGGCTGCTGGAAATACTGTAGCTGGGCAGACGATTGAGTTATTGCTGTCACAGCGCACACTACAGGCAGGACTGAAAAACAGTGCAGGAGAGACTGCTTATGACATTGCACATCGCACAAGTGAACATCATAGGCTGTTTGAGATGGCAGAGCCTTGTAATAAAATTTACTGA